A genomic segment from Rickettsia endosymbiont of Lasioglossum villosulum encodes:
- a CDS encoding ankyrin repeat domain-containing protein has protein sequence MEYKFEKVLSMLNKGGIDINSLVEHNNKHVSGEIFSGYKTTALHCAAFHNHYKIVELLIERGAEINIEDSNNYTAALRATQFGHYETVKLFIDKGFSDLEYLLFMAATNNYLKIAKLLIEHEADVNYNNGKILNELAYYDYAEMLELLIKNGAVVNHIDSSTNRIPLVKSIITNHDDDSDDINPFAQYLLEYPNTNIEDEILEPVYKSYLNNRITGIVEDIAKCEKLYKQSNLEELYEYFKDCDSKVQNIFLNRQKNKFNPEIKYFKNKDDLYNEATKLTKFTSNDFVDPELKSLSNSISEYITLKRLALLEIKESNIEYKNSYIPKSLIEDLDEVIALGSPSAD, from the coding sequence ATGGAGTATAAATTTGAAAAAGTTTTATCAATGTTAAACAAAGGTGGAATTGATATTAATTCCTTGGTTGAACACAATAACAAACACGTAAGTGGTGAGATATTTTCAGGTTACAAAACCACAGCTTTACATTGTGCTGCTTTCCACAATCATTATAAAATAGTAGAATTACTAATTGAGAGGGGGGCAGAAATTAATATTGAAGACTCAAATAATTATACTGCTGCTCTACGTGCTACACAATTTGGTCATTATGAAACAGTAAAATTATTTATTGATAAAGGTTTTTCTGATCTTGAATATTTGTTATTTATGGCTGCTACTAATAATTACCTAAAGATAGCAAAGTTATTAATCGAGCATGAAGCAGATGTAAATTATAATAATGGCAAAATATTAAATGAGTTAGCATATTATGACTACGCAGAAATGTTAGAGTTACTCATTAAGAATGGAGCAGTCGTAAACCATATTGACTCTTCCACAAATCGAATCCCATTGGTAAAATCAATAATAACAAACCATGACGATGACAGCGATGATATTAACCCATTTGCTCAATATTTACTCGAATATCCTAATACTAATATTGAAGATGAAATATTAGAACCTGTGTATAAATCATATTTAAATAATCGTATAACAGGAATAGTTGAAGATATAGCAAAATGCGAGAAATTATATAAACAATCTAATTTAGAAGAGTTATATGAATATTTTAAAGATTGTGATTCAAAAGTACAAAATATTTTTTTAAATAGGCAAAAAAACAAATTTAATCCGGAAATAAAATATTTTAAGAATAAAGATGATTTATATAACGAAGCAACAAAATTAACAAAATTTACTTCTAATGATTTTGTTGATCCTGAACTAAAATCTTTAAGTAACTCAATATCTGAATATATTACATTAAAAAGATTAGCATTATTAGAAATTAAAGAGTCGAATATTGAATATAAAAATTCATATATACCTAAATCCTTAATTGAGGATTTAGACGAAGTTATAGCATTAGGTAGCCCCTCTGCTGATTAA
- the groL gene encoding chaperonin GroEL (60 kDa chaperone family; promotes refolding of misfolded polypeptides especially under stressful conditions; forms two stacked rings of heptamers to form a barrel-shaped 14mer; ends can be capped by GroES; misfolded proteins enter the barrel where they are refolded when GroES binds): MATKLIKHGSKAREQMLEGIDILADAVKVTLGPKGRNVLIEQSFGAPKITKDGVTVAKSIELKDKIRNAGAQLLKSAATKAAEVAGDGTTTATVLARALAREGNKLVAAGYNPMDLKRGMDLAVNTVLEEVKKASKKIDSQEEIAQVGTISSNGDKEIGEKIAKAMEEVGKEGVITVEEAKNFSFDVEVVKGMMFDRGYLSPYFVTNSEKMVAELENPYILLFEKKLSNLQPMLPILEAVVQSQRPLLIIAEDVEGEALATLVVNRLRGGLKVAAVKAPGFGDRRKAMMEDIAILTNGELITEDLGMKLENVSLKSLGHAKRVTISKENTVIVDGSGDKKNIEERVLQIKSHIAETTSDYDKEKLQERLAKLSGGVAVLKVGGATEVEVKERKDRVEDALAATRAAVEEGVVAGGGVTLLHASQALKNLKVDNKDQQAGIELVIEALKDPIKQIVENAGENGGVVVGKLLEHKDKNFGFNAQDIQYVDMIKAGIIDPAKVVRTALQDAASVASLIITTETLIVDEPEDKENPMPMRGGMGGMGGMGGMDF; encoded by the coding sequence ATGGCAACAAAACTTATTAAGCACGGCTCAAAAGCACGTGAGCAAATGCTAGAGGGAATCGATATTTTAGCTGATGCAGTAAAAGTTACTTTAGGTCCAAAAGGCAGAAACGTACTTATCGAGCAATCATTTGGAGCACCAAAAATTACTAAAGATGGTGTTACTGTTGCAAAATCTATTGAATTAAAAGACAAAATTAGAAATGCTGGGGCTCAGCTGTTAAAGTCAGCCGCTACTAAAGCTGCTGAAGTTGCAGGTGATGGAACAACTACCGCAACTGTTCTTGCTAGAGCTTTAGCACGTGAGGGTAACAAGCTTGTTGCTGCTGGTTATAATCCAATGGATTTAAAACGTGGTATGGATTTAGCGGTAAATACAGTATTAGAAGAAGTTAAAAAAGCTAGTAAAAAAATCGATAGCCAAGAAGAGATCGCTCAAGTTGGTACTATATCCTCAAATGGTGATAAAGAAATCGGTGAGAAAATTGCTAAAGCGATGGAAGAAGTTGGCAAAGAAGGCGTAATAACTGTTGAAGAAGCAAAGAATTTCAGCTTTGATGTTGAAGTAGTTAAAGGAATGATGTTTGATAGAGGTTATTTATCACCATATTTTGTAACAAATTCTGAAAAAATGGTTGCTGAACTTGAAAATCCTTACATCTTATTATTTGAGAAAAAACTATCAAACTTACAACCAATGCTACCTATCCTTGAGGCGGTGGTACAGTCACAACGTCCTTTATTAATCATTGCTGAAGATGTTGAAGGAGAAGCTCTTGCAACCTTAGTAGTAAATAGATTACGTGGTGGTTTAAAAGTTGCAGCTGTAAAAGCTCCAGGCTTTGGTGATAGAAGAAAAGCCATGATGGAAGATATTGCCATTCTAACTAATGGTGAGCTTATAACCGAAGATTTAGGCATGAAGCTTGAAAATGTTAGCCTTAAAAGTTTAGGTCATGCAAAAAGAGTTACAATCTCTAAAGAAAATACTGTAATTGTTGACGGTAGCGGCGATAAGAAAAATATCGAAGAGAGAGTATTACAAATTAAATCACATATCGCTGAAACTACTTCTGACTATGATAAAGAAAAATTACAAGAGCGTTTAGCTAAACTTTCTGGCGGTGTTGCTGTACTTAAAGTCGGCGGTGCTACTGAAGTTGAAGTAAAAGAGCGTAAAGATCGCGTTGAGGATGCACTTGCTGCAACACGTGCTGCTGTTGAAGAAGGTGTTGTTGCTGGTGGCGGTGTGACATTACTACATGCTTCACAAGCTTTAAAAAATCTGAAAGTAGACAATAAAGACCAACAAGCAGGTATTGAATTAGTAATCGAAGCTTTAAAAGATCCAATAAAGCAAATCGTTGAAAATGCTGGCGAGAATGGCGGTGTAGTAGTTGGTAAATTATTAGAGCATAAAGATAAGAATTTCGGCTTTAACGCTCAAGATATACAATATGTTGATATGATTAAAGCAGGAATTATTGATCCGGCTAAAGTAGTGCGTACTGCTCTGCAAGATGCAGCTTCTGTTGCTTCGTTAATTATCACTACGGAAACTTTAATTGTTGATGAACCTGAAGACAAAGAAAACCCAATGCCAATGCGTGGCGGTATGGGTGGCATGGGCGGAATGGGAGGCATGGACTTCTAA
- a CDS encoding bifunctional (p)ppGpp synthetase/guanosine-3',5'-bis(diphosphate) 3'-pyrophosphohydrolase, translated as MFQKVIKHLSHNLSKHDITAKITGRIKHPVSILYKLYCKGIKIEQLTDIFAIRIVVLDEEKCYKTLKIVHNLYEYEKDKLKNYIDNPKPNGYQSLHTVIITEDQYRIEIQIRDENMHYHAESGGAAHWRYKSDLINALKF; from the coding sequence TTGTTTCAAAAAGTTATTAAACATTTAAGTCATAATTTATCTAAACATGATATTACCGCTAAAATAACAGGTAGAATTAAACATCCCGTATCAATTTTATATAAATTGTATTGTAAGGGGATAAAAATAGAACAATTAACTGATATCTTCGCAATTAGGATAGTGGTATTAGATGAAGAAAAATGCTATAAAACTTTAAAAATAGTACATAATTTATATGAGTATGAAAAAGATAAGCTAAAAAATTATATTGATAATCCTAAACCAAATGGTTACCAATCTTTACATACTGTTATTATAACTGAAGATCAATATAGAATAGAAATACAGATACGCGATGAAAATATGCATTATCATGCCGAAAGCGGTGGAGCAGCACATTGGAGGTATAAAAGCGATTTAATTAACGCATTAAAATTTTAA
- a CDS encoding co-chaperone GroES has protein sequence MSFKPLYDRIAIKPIEHEEKTKGGIIIPDTAKEKPMQGEVVAVGKGVRNEKGEVHPLELKVGDKVLYGKWAGTEIKVKGEDLIVMKESDVFGIIN, from the coding sequence ATGTCTTTTAAACCATTATACGATAGAATTGCAATAAAGCCTATCGAACATGAAGAAAAAACTAAAGGTGGAATTATTATTCCGGATACTGCTAAAGAAAAACCAATGCAAGGTGAAGTCGTAGCAGTTGGCAAAGGCGTTCGTAATGAAAAAGGCGAAGTGCATCCTTTAGAGTTAAAAGTAGGTGATAAAGTTCTATATGGTAAATGGGCTGGTACTGAAATTAAAGTCAAGGGTGAAGATCTCATCGTAATGAAAGAAAGCGATGTATTTGGTATTATTAATTAA
- a CDS encoding transglycosylase SLT domain-containing protein: MKIIKKLSIIILLSLAASFKVFAEPDNNIGQVFLYVDQKNWSQAEQLARELNNKALTKIVVSQRFLDSDYPNNSFEQVIKFLCNNPNWPQSKLLEEKAERYLNSNTNKKTIFEWFSKHPPLTGKGYKYYALAASSLVNDQKILLPIIKDAWIYADFSPEEESAYYSRWKKYLTTNDHLERIEEHLWKSDIRSAEQSLKYVDRNCQNSFRAQIAIINKSPNVEKLFRKAPEKYYTSGLLYRYLDSKKKQKPTGEIITLFKKAKNNRKHFAKWCRLQLYYAREFIDYKDFANSYKIASLPFATCPETIREQEWMAGWLSLSFLKKPDQALAHFNKFIKIVKTPISLARGYYWLGRSYEAKGNKQTAKQFYEQAAKYSFTFYGQVANIELNKTNLVLPPVPIVSNEERKTIENKDIIKAIRLLVKYDKNKLAVIYSKAAIKETKNPAEILVITNIIKSTNNANYMVDVAKIAAQNNIFIPNCAFPTPYNLAGLPIDPHLAYGIIRQESVFDHKAVSSANARGLMQLIDKTACETAKSISLKCSVADLTRNPAYNIKLGTHHFKQLLGDHRGSYILSIASYNAGSHNVAKWIDRFGDPRNIKDMRKVIDWMELIPYRETRDYVQRVLENIQIYRTILNKNNTFKFKQDLHACDIPKS, encoded by the coding sequence ATGAAAATAATAAAAAAATTATCAATTATTATTTTGCTCTCATTAGCAGCAAGTTTTAAAGTATTTGCTGAGCCTGACAATAATATTGGGCAAGTTTTTTTATATGTAGATCAAAAAAATTGGTCGCAGGCAGAGCAGTTAGCTAGGGAATTAAATAACAAAGCTTTAACAAAAATTGTTGTTTCGCAAAGATTTTTAGATAGCGATTATCCGAATAATAGCTTTGAGCAAGTAATTAAGTTTTTGTGCAATAATCCAAATTGGCCTCAAAGTAAGCTATTAGAAGAAAAAGCAGAAAGATACTTAAATAGCAATACAAATAAAAAAACCATTTTTGAATGGTTTAGTAAGCATCCACCCCTTACTGGTAAAGGTTATAAATATTATGCATTGGCTGCAAGTAGCTTAGTTAATGATCAAAAAATATTATTGCCTATTATTAAAGATGCTTGGATATATGCAGATTTTAGCCCTGAAGAAGAAAGTGCATATTATAGCAGATGGAAGAAATATTTAACCACAAATGATCATTTAGAACGAATAGAAGAACATCTTTGGAAGTCTGATATTAGATCAGCTGAGCAATCACTAAAATATGTAGATCGTAATTGTCAAAACTCCTTTAGAGCTCAAATTGCTATTATAAATAAATCGCCAAATGTTGAAAAGCTTTTCAGAAAAGCCCCTGAAAAATATTATACTTCTGGTCTGTTATATCGTTATTTAGATTCTAAGAAAAAGCAAAAACCAACTGGTGAAATTATTACTTTATTTAAGAAAGCAAAGAATAATCGTAAGCATTTTGCTAAATGGTGTCGCTTGCAGCTCTACTATGCTCGTGAATTTATCGATTATAAAGATTTTGCTAATAGCTATAAAATAGCATCATTGCCTTTTGCTACCTGTCCTGAAACGATAAGAGAGCAGGAGTGGATGGCTGGATGGTTGTCTCTAAGCTTTTTAAAGAAGCCTGATCAGGCATTAGCACATTTTAATAAATTTATCAAAATTGTTAAAACTCCAATTAGTTTAGCACGTGGATATTATTGGTTAGGACGAAGTTATGAAGCGAAAGGCAATAAACAAACTGCTAAACAATTTTATGAACAGGCTGCTAAATACTCTTTTACCTTTTATGGTCAGGTAGCAAATATTGAGTTAAATAAAACTAATTTAGTATTGCCTCCTGTACCTATAGTTAGTAATGAAGAAAGAAAAACTATTGAAAATAAAGATATTATTAAAGCAATAAGATTATTAGTTAAATATGATAAAAATAAATTAGCTGTTATATATTCTAAAGCTGCTATTAAAGAGACTAAAAACCCTGCTGAAATTTTAGTAATCACAAACATTATTAAGTCAACTAATAATGCTAACTATATGGTTGATGTTGCAAAAATTGCTGCTCAAAATAATATTTTCATTCCAAATTGTGCTTTCCCAACTCCTTATAATCTAGCAGGGCTTCCTATTGATCCCCATTTAGCTTATGGGATTATTAGGCAAGAATCTGTTTTCGATCATAAAGCGGTAAGTAGTGCAAATGCTAGGGGCTTAATGCAGCTTATTGATAAAACTGCTTGTGAAACCGCTAAATCTATAAGTCTTAAATGTAGTGTAGCAGATTTAACTAGAAATCCTGCATATAATATTAAACTTGGTACTCATCATTTTAAACAATTACTGGGTGATCATCGTGGATCTTACATTTTATCGATTGCTTCTTATAATGCTGGCAGTCACAATGTTGCAAAATGGATAGATAGATTTGGTGATCCAAGGAATATCAAGGATATGAGAAAAGTTATTGATTGGATGGAACTTATACCTTACCGAGAAACAAGAGATTATGTTCAAAGAGTTCTTGAAAATATTCAGATTTATCGTACAATTTTGAATAAAAATAATACATTCAAGTTTAAACAGGATTTACACGCTTGTGATATACCAAAAAGTTAA
- a CDS encoding PD-(D/E)XK nuclease family protein has product MISNISFLQDFAEFIISKFGKDNLYKELKIILPNSRSCIELKELLTGNYNIKNLPIIIPFNAIISKKDSSEDYMSKMEELFTLSKIITEYKKLDFTPEEALKTAGILNKLFADLVNNNIDIKLIETYNNSEYWQNIYKFLEYSFLKWQKNEKQSSNNYKLKLLLEEIARTKNSSKKVILAGIFKPDSFLKKYEEELQIIKYNEIKLAHNNIYYYKPTDIYEEAEQIAHICKLNADKKIAIVTNNDKLKRIYCNYLDKYELVFEDLIGNDLKLTNVSSLLISIINILCNNFDLKLLFLLLKNPLINCTNVQKLELLLSGKNRFISSPKYLLQLQFDNEDLRSYCHNLVDILFATKPYNINDILVVSKEIAEKLLPEIWEKEEGAELLEFLNNLIEFSDSINTSKKDFPKIFTLLLSSIKYYKNIESKIVIGSSEELALSRFNLIILPHFNSDNWSTTTTTHPYLSKEAKQILNIDYDEITPKLYSDYFDLLLQNEEVIILNAKKYAGKLSTPCNLFLKLQNVTQNKSVIPRLDRGIFESIFLDPVDKPRDDNRKKAAHSTFFPNILSVTDIETLIRNPYGFYAKKILKLRTQDKIWEEPKISDFGNFIHKVLEEYSKNYDQQNMLDKQQALLNIGNNILHSTILPTYTKKTWQTKLTLLSKAFILFDMERRKNCQKIYFEIKGELNLNIAGQNIKIIGIADRIEISKSNRITILDYKTGTIPTKKEIELGLSPQLIIESLMILENGFNILSHSHESGNSIEDITIAYVKITRTKPYVQTTEISLSMETLDKHKQGLIRLLEYYVTNKSFVYDLDMSKYNDYLHLRGH; this is encoded by the coding sequence ATGATTTCTAATATTTCTTTTTTACAGGATTTTGCTGAATTTATTATAAGTAAATTCGGTAAAGATAATTTGTATAAAGAACTCAAAATAATATTGCCGAATAGTCGTTCTTGCATCGAATTAAAAGAGCTTTTGACTGGCAATTATAATATAAAGAATTTACCTATTATTATCCCATTCAATGCTATTATTTCAAAAAAAGATTCTTCGGAAGATTATATGTCTAAAATGGAAGAATTATTTACTTTGTCAAAAATAATTACCGAATATAAAAAATTAGATTTTACTCCTGAGGAAGCATTAAAAACTGCCGGAATTTTAAATAAATTATTTGCTGATTTAGTAAATAATAATATCGATATAAAATTAATTGAGACTTACAATAATTCAGAATATTGGCAGAATATTTATAAATTCTTAGAATATAGTTTTTTAAAATGGCAAAAAAACGAAAAGCAAAGCAGTAATAATTATAAATTAAAATTGCTTTTGGAAGAGATAGCAAGAACCAAAAACAGCAGTAAAAAGGTAATATTAGCCGGCATATTTAAGCCTGATTCTTTCTTAAAAAAATATGAAGAAGAACTGCAAATAATTAAATATAATGAGATAAAACTAGCTCACAATAATATATATTATTATAAGCCTACGGATATTTATGAAGAAGCTGAGCAGATAGCTCACATATGTAAGCTGAATGCGGATAAAAAAATAGCTATTGTTACAAATAACGATAAATTGAAAAGGATATATTGTAACTATTTAGATAAATATGAGTTAGTGTTTGAAGATTTGATCGGTAATGATCTAAAACTAACAAATGTAAGTAGCTTACTAATATCTATCATTAATATATTATGTAATAATTTTGATTTGAAACTTTTATTTTTATTACTTAAAAATCCTTTAATAAACTGCACGAATGTTCAGAAACTTGAGTTATTATTATCAGGTAAAAATCGTTTTATATCTTCGCCAAAATATTTACTACAATTACAATTTGATAATGAGGATCTAAGAAGTTACTGCCATAATTTAGTAGATATTTTATTTGCTACTAAACCTTATAATATCAATGATATATTAGTAGTTTCTAAAGAAATAGCTGAAAAGCTTTTACCAGAAATTTGGGAAAAAGAGGAAGGAGCTGAGCTATTAGAATTTTTAAATAATTTAATAGAGTTTAGCGATAGTATAAACACCAGTAAAAAAGATTTTCCTAAAATTTTTACTCTATTACTTTCTAGTATTAAATATTATAAAAATATTGAATCTAAGATAGTTATCGGCTCATCTGAAGAACTTGCTTTATCTCGTTTCAATTTAATTATATTACCACATTTTAATAGCGATAATTGGAGTACTACTACCACTACTCATCCTTATTTAAGTAAAGAAGCAAAGCAAATATTGAATATAGATTATGATGAAATTACTCCCAAACTATATTCAGATTATTTTGATTTGTTATTACAAAATGAAGAAGTAATCATATTAAATGCAAAAAAATATGCCGGAAAATTATCTACTCCTTGTAATTTATTTTTAAAGCTGCAAAATGTCACTCAGAATAAAAGTGTCATACCGCGACTTGATCGCGGTATCTTTGAAAGTATATTTCTGGATCCCGTGGACAAACCACGGGATGACAATAGAAAAAAAGCAGCACACAGTACTTTTTTCCCAAATATATTATCTGTAACAGATATAGAAACCTTAATCAGGAATCCATATGGTTTTTATGCTAAGAAAATCCTGAAGCTACGGACTCAAGATAAGATATGGGAAGAGCCAAAAATATCAGATTTTGGGAACTTTATTCATAAAGTTTTAGAAGAATATTCTAAAAATTATGACCAGCAGAATATGCTTGATAAACAGCAAGCTTTGCTAAATATTGGCAATAATATTTTACATAGCACTATTCTCCCTACATATACAAAGAAAACTTGGCAGACAAAACTAACACTACTGAGTAAAGCTTTTATTCTATTTGATATGGAACGCAGAAAAAATTGTCAAAAAATTTATTTTGAAATTAAGGGAGAGCTGAACTTAAATATAGCAGGACAGAATATAAAAATAATTGGTATAGCTGACCGAATTGAAATCAGTAAATCAAACCGCATAACTATATTAGATTATAAAACTGGTACTATCCCAACTAAAAAAGAAATAGAGCTAGGACTTTCACCACAGCTTATTATAGAAAGTTTAATGATACTCGAAAACGGCTTTAATATACTATCTCATTCCCACGAAAGCGGGAATTCAATTGAAGACATTACCATTGCCTATGTAAAAATAACTAGAACCAAGCCTTATGTGCAAACAACAGAAATAAGTTTAAGCATGGAAACCCTAGACAAACATAAACAAGGATTAATAAGACTGCTTGAATATTATGTTACAAACAAGTCCTTTGTTTATGATTTGGATATGTCAAAATATAATGATTATTTGCATTTGAGGGGACATTAA
- a CDS encoding fibronectin type III domain-containing protein has product MALLKAKSSTTLTFGVNFSSTSIYPTLPTDFTFNGEPIVIPDDHTPPTKVEDIVTAASGPTSFSLNWTPSIDEETGVDKYIVKYRATNETTDHEASTTTNSISLKNLAANTKYQVNISAVDFAGNASASSAYYASTDEALKGPAKWNTGNWIKGSPFVDSTAWPTPPIDKWAAEYNLKGYFLGFITAHYDTASGSHKACWGGNLKMYDGIDNQEYDGDVTISNYYKTYINGIRKNGGDVILSFGGASNEPIEAPISDVKKIVDIYLKAITNYGLTLIDFDFEGGFLGHTDALDRHIAAITEVIKAKPDIKISYTLPVDGAPGLMGFNGNGTTFLKKLHDAGITPSLVNGMSMEFGQGSNANLFECARLSLEGDAANDTDGSKKGAIKQLSEIWTNLTPKELYAMTGLCTMFGKHLNGKVNTVADQREINKYFVGDKGLGNVSGWDASIDSDPAKGGGGYNVGDYSKAVADYNPELLGSHVVTDAH; this is encoded by the coding sequence ATGGCACTATTAAAAGCTAAAAGTTCTACAACTTTAACTTTTGGTGTTAATTTTTCTAGTACTTCTATTTATCCTACATTACCTACTGATTTTACCTTTAATGGTGAGCCTATTGTAATACCTGATGATCATACTCCTCCAACTAAAGTAGAAGATATAGTAACAGCTGCTTCTGGTCCTACAAGTTTCTCTTTAAACTGGACTCCAAGTATAGATGAAGAAACAGGTGTTGATAAATATATAGTAAAATATAGAGCAACTAATGAAACAACGGATCATGAAGCAAGTACCACAACTAACAGTATATCTTTAAAGAATTTAGCTGCTAATACAAAATATCAAGTTAATATTTCAGCAGTTGACTTTGCGGGTAATGCTTCTGCTTCTAGTGCATATTATGCTTCTACAGATGAAGCTTTAAAAGGTCCTGCAAAATGGAATACTGGTAATTGGATTAAAGGTTCTCCTTTTGTTGATTCAACTGCTTGGCCAACTCCTCCTATTGATAAATGGGCTGCAGAATATAATTTAAAAGGTTATTTCTTAGGATTTATTACAGCTCATTATGATACTGCTAGTGGAAGCCATAAAGCTTGCTGGGGCGGTAATTTAAAGATGTATGATGGGATTGATAATCAAGAATATGATGGTGACGTAACAATCTCTAACTATTACAAAACATATATTAATGGTATTAGAAAAAATGGCGGTGATGTAATTTTATCTTTTGGTGGTGCATCAAATGAACCAATAGAAGCTCCAATATCAGACGTTAAGAAAATTGTTGATATTTATTTAAAAGCTATTACAAATTATGGGTTAACTTTAATTGATTTTGACTTTGAAGGTGGTTTCTTAGGTCATACAGATGCTTTAGATAGACATATTGCAGCCATAACCGAAGTAATTAAAGCAAAACCTGATATAAAAATTTCTTATACCTTACCTGTAGACGGGGCTCCTGGCTTAATGGGCTTTAATGGAAACGGTACCACATTCCTTAAAAAATTACATGATGCAGGTATCACACCATCGCTTGTTAACGGTATGTCTATGGAATTTGGTCAAGGTTCAAATGCTAATCTGTTTGAGTGTGCTAGACTTTCTCTTGAAGGTGATGCTGCTAACGATACAGATGGTAGCAAAAAAGGTGCAATCAAACAGCTTTCAGAAATTTGGACAAACTTAACTCCAAAAGAACTTTATGCAATGACTGGTCTATGTACTATGTTTGGCAAACACCTAAATGGAAAAGTCAATACTGTTGCAGATCAAAGAGAAATCAATAAATATTTTGTTGGTGATAAAGGTCTTGGAAATGTCAGCGGTTGGGATGCTTCAATAGATAGTGATCCTGCAAAAGGTGGCGGTGGTTATAATGTTGGTGATTATAGTAAAGCTGTTGCTGACTATAATCCTGAATTATTAGGAAGTCATGTTGTTACAGACGCTCACTAA
- a CDS encoding LD-carboxypeptidase, with product MKLKNLISLILLFSSLSAFSQATIPQLLKNIPINVVAPASGADSKTLSDLKSIKTLNLNMPAKCFSKGDLPFLASTDEIRFNCLKDALYNESSNIVWSLRGGYGSARLIPDLLKLPKPNKKKFFIGYSDITALHLFLSQEWGWKTIHGTNVAGLLKPEQDQGNFIKLAEILQGKVKQAVINDLAALNNVAKPTELVSGKLTGGNLTMVLSSIGTRWQIKTADKILFLEDINVAPYQLDRALIQLKQAGLLENIKAIIFGTFDKDSKLTMLVLRNFANNLKVPVFKTDRFGHKKINDPIIYNTDSKIIGNGEKFKLIMDL from the coding sequence ATGAAACTTAAAAATTTAATTTCATTAATATTACTATTTTCTTCATTATCAGCTTTTTCGCAAGCTACAATACCTCAATTATTAAAAAATATTCCAATTAATGTCGTTGCACCGGCTTCAGGTGCTGATAGCAAAACTTTATCTGATTTAAAAAGTATCAAAACTCTTAACTTAAATATGCCGGCTAAATGTTTTAGCAAAGGTGATTTACCATTTTTAGCAAGTACTGATGAGATAAGATTTAATTGTTTGAAAGATGCCTTATATAATGAATCTAGCAATATAGTATGGAGTTTAAGAGGCGGTTATGGTTCTGCAAGATTAATTCCTGATTTATTAAAACTTCCAAAACCAAATAAGAAAAAATTTTTTATAGGATATAGTGATATAACGGCTTTGCATCTTTTCTTATCGCAAGAATGGGGATGGAAAACAATACATGGTACTAATGTAGCTGGTTTGCTAAAACCTGAACAAGATCAAGGTAACTTTATAAAACTTGCTGAAATATTGCAAGGTAAAGTAAAACAAGCGGTCATAAATGATTTAGCAGCTCTTAACAATGTAGCCAAACCAACCGAACTTGTTAGCGGCAAGCTAACCGGCGGTAACCTAACTATGGTATTAAGTAGTATAGGGACTAGATGGCAAATAAAAACCGCTGATAAAATTCTTTTTTTAGAAGATATAAATGTAGCTCCTTATCAGTTAGATCGTGCTTTAATACAATTAAAACAAGCTGGATTACTTGAAAATATTAAGGCTATAATATTTGGCACGTTTGATAAAGATTCTAAACTCACAATGTTAGTGCTGCGTAATTTTGCAAATAATTTAAAAGTACCGGTATTTAAAACTGATAGATTCGGTCATAAGAAAATTAATGATCCAATTATTTATAACACAGATAGTAAAATTATCGGTAATGGTGAAAAATTTAAGTTGATAATGGATTTGTGA